Sequence from the Raphanus sativus cultivar WK10039 unplaced genomic scaffold, ASM80110v3 Scaffold1470, whole genome shotgun sequence genome:
tatttgtataaaactaaagTTTTGAACCTAAGAATCAATACAGAACATACTTTCCATATACTCTCTTTTCTGACAAAACATTTCCAATTTTTACTAGTTCTTATTATGAAAAACTAAACTTTCCAAAATTCTCTTACTTACCCACAAAatgtaaattaattattaacaaCACAAGTATATATAGATGAATGTATAGTTGATTGGTAGgctaaaaaaagaagagaaaaaaacttAGAAAGACAGAAAAGTTTGGTGAACCGGAGAAAATGGATACAATTTTAAGCATAGCCCTCCCTGTAGTGTCTGTGGGAATCATCGTGATCTCGGTTCTGGTAACTTACTTCTTTTGCGTCCCAGAAAATGATGATGAATAGCTATTATTTTGTTACCAattaattatatcatttttattaattttcggTCAAGTTTTGTTTTGTGTAATGATATTGTCTAACAGACAACTTTTGCAATAAGTTCTACtttatttctttatgtttttatgttccTATATTTTTGTATGATGAGTTCGATCCATTAAGTTCTTCAATTTgtttagaaaagaaacaaaaaaatcatagagTCGATTTTGATATAACTGGACTAATTCAATGAACTCTAACCAAGCGGTATGGGAGACGCAAGTAATTACCATGTTAAATGACTTTTTCTGGAAAGTATATGCATGTAGTATGCAACAGCCAACATGCCATACACATTAAGTACAATACAAATTTTGACTAAACtttttgaatttattaaaatacataaaccaataacTAATGATGCTCTCAAACCTGCAAAACTTCTGGAAAACCTGCGAACAAGAATACTATCGTTGTCCACAGCAAACCAAATTACTAAAATCTTTAAGTGTGTTTGATTTCTGTTCTTCCCAATCACACTGAAACCAAGTTGACTATATACCAAACAGCGTCAACCCAAAAAATTGAAGGCCCAATGCTGGTGTTCTTAGCCATTTCATGTGCATGTTTGTTAGCttgacaactttttttttttaaagaaatggCACAACTGTGTTGTGTGTTGATACCTATTTCGTAATAGCCTGAACCAGGGTACTTGAGTGCTTGAATTGCACTTTCAAAACAATGTGTTGTACAAGTTAGAACATAAAACCATAGCAAGTGACCCTTTGTATGAAGCgatatataacaaattgttgTAGGCCCAAGTCCAATATGAACGTGACAGCACGATTAAATGACACGTGAGACGTGACTGTACtaattaataattgaaaaagACAGCTTGACACTTGGACAAAAGTCGGCGAAACTGAAGATATCTTTTTCGTTTTGTTTTGCAATAATCTCGattctctaaaataaaataaaaaaaaaacaaaaaaaaatctctgatCACGGAAGAAGAGAAATGAGCTACGAGAGAGTTCCACCGGAATCGTATCCTCCTCCAGGTTCGTAATCACTTTCTCCTTCTTACGATTCACTTCGATTCGATTATGATTCGATTCTCTTGATCTTTGATCGATCTGTTTTCTGAAAACAATCGGACGAATAGGGTACCAATCTCATTATCCGCCTCCTGGCTATCCATCGGCGCCTCCGCCTCCGGGATATCCTCCGCCGCATCAGGAAGGTTATCCACCACCTCAGCCTCACGGATATCCACCGTACCCGCCGCCGCGTCCTTACGAAGGCGGTTATCAAGGCTACTTCGCCGGTAActatcctcctcctccacctccgcCGCAGCAGTGCAACCATTACCAGCACGATCATCACCATTACGAGGATTCAAACTCTGATGGCTCCTCTTTTCTCCGTGGCTGGTTCGTCTCTCTAACTTcccctttttttaattttaacagaATTATTTCATTATTGTGTTTGTGAACTGATTCGATTCTTGCGTCTTTTTTTGGTCAATCTTTTGTGTCggtataaataatattattgagAATATAACCTTTAGGAGCGAGCTACGTTGTGTTGGTTGATGTGTGACACTTTAGGAGCCTACGTGTAGGTTTAAAGGTCATTCGTTCATTGAACTTGTGTTTTGGGCCAAATGATCCTGATTAGAACCAGGTTCCTTGAGTTGATGTATAGATAAGTCATAACATGAGTTGAATTTAGACATCTTAGTGTGAAAGTCACACAGAGTTTCCTGTTGCTAAAAACAAGAATCTGACTTCTTTTTCCTTTAAAAGGAATATGTGTGCAGCATATTCGTAGTGATCTTTAGCTTTAGTGCTCTGTTTGATCTTCTATGGAACGTTCTTGGCATATGCGATAGAGTTTATAGCTTGTGACATTCTCTAACTAGATTTTGGACATGATACTTTCCACCCAAATGATTCTAGTGGATCTCTGCCTAACCAAACTATTCTGTATAAATCTGTAAACAATGTATATTCTTTGAAATTCTAGTGTCCATGTCATCTAAGACTTTTCTTATGCTCAACTTGAGTGAAAACCTTGTTTAGTAAAAGACTTATGATTAGCTTAAATATTATTCCTTCTGCTTTATTAATTCTCTTGTGTGCTCGATTAAccgtatcctttttttttgcttttaccCACTGGGTTGCGAATTGCAGTCTTGCTGCTCTGTGCTGTTGCTGTTTGTTGGAGGAATGCTTCTGAGAATGCCCCTTCCTTCTCCCCCGGATCACCTCTTGTTACTCTCCTCATTTACAGTCAACATTATATGTTAAATCAAATCCAAGACATGCCATAACTTCTCTATGTCTTTATGTACTGTGAAATGTTTCATTGTCTGTTAATGCTGTTCCTCTTTGTTTGAAAGTGGAACGTGGATCAGAAGAATCCTATGTATGTTCTTTGTAATTTGTCTTAATTatttggaaaaaatatatactcAGTTTGCTATttgataaaaaacaaaaactttgtaTCAACACAGATCAAAACAAGCAAGTACCACGTAAATAAGAATTgccaaagaataaaaaaaaaagaacaggtTCAAATTTAAAACACTGCTTCTTGTCTGAAACAAAGTACATTGAAGAATGAGCTAACTAAACGACATCAAGAAGAGCATGAGAGATCCAGAGATGGAGTGAGACTAAAGAATCGTAACACATGGTGGTGCATCCTTTCTAGTCCCAACCACGGTTCTGTAAAGGTAAAGTCTATCAaccttctctctctcatcttcttcattccTCTCCATCCTCCCACTCTCATTCTCATTGATGATCTCCACGTTAAGCCACGGCGCATTCCTCGCGAGCCTCTTGCATCCACCGAGCGTTACTTCACAAGACGACATCCAAAGGGATCGCATTGTTTCGTACTTACCGACATCAGCAAGAAGCGCAGCGTTCCCAAACGGACTATCCCTAATCTCCAGCTTCCTCAGCTTCTTGCATCCGTTCAACACATCCAACATCCCTTTGTCCGTGTCCCCAGCAAAGGCTATCGACAGCATCTCAAGCTGTTCTGCGTACATGCCGATGTAGAGGAAGACTTTGTCTGTTAAAAGACCGGAGACAGAGAGTCTTCTTAGACCCTTGCAGGCTTGTACTATCGCACCAAAGCCTTCGTCTAGTGACTGAGACGTGATGTGGTCTGGTTTGTTTGGCTCTAAGATGCATAGCCTGAACCGGATGAAGTTTGGACAGTTTTTCGCCACGGTGATGAGAGCTGCGTTTGTCATCTGTTTGCAGAAGTAGAGTATCGAATGAAGCTTAGGACAGCCAGCAGAGATTGCGACCAGTCCAACCTCGGTAACAGctgtgttgttgttgtcttcttcaTCGTGTAGATCAGAAGGGAATACTCTCAGCTCTTGTAACTCTTTACACGAAGAAGCAACAACCTCAAGTCCTTTGTCTCCAATACTATCCAGTATCTGTAGAAACAACGAACCATGAGTTTGTTGCGTTATGACaaaaaagagacaaaaaaaaaaaaacttacccaTAACCGTTGAAGTCTCTTGCAAAAATGAACAAACTTTATGAGATGGTTGCCTTGGATCTCAGCTGCATAGCTCAGATTCAAGGAGGTGAGGTTTGCGGATATGGGAATGAACGCTGTGAGGCAGAGTTGACCGACCTCCGAGAAGCCTGACAAGCTCCTCAACGAGGTGCATTTCGCTATAGCAAACAAGAGCTTCGCAAAAGACTCTGGTTCCGGCTCGTTATTCTCGTAACACCCTACTCCCAAATCAACTAACTGCGACGCACAACAGCTCATCAGCCTCGCCAATGCATCTAGCGGCACCGCACGGTTCACCTTCAAGCTCTTCAGGTTCGGCGACCTCGCTACGAGTCTCTCTAACGCAGACAGATTGATCTCTCCTTTGAGACAAGCGAAGTTCAAGGAGACGAGCGTGGTGCAGGTGTCTGGGAAACAGTTTAGCCATTGACCTCTGTGATCATCTATCTCATTCTCTTGCAAGTCCAGCTCACGAAGATTCCTAATAAGATTCCAAAACGTTAAAAGCTAAAAGTGTGAAACTTTATTACACTCTTTTCTTTACCTGCAATTAGCAGCGATTGAGGCTAAGCCATCGGTAGTAAACCCATCGCAGCTAACAAGCACCAAAGACTTGAAACCCACAAAGGAACGCGAAAGAAGCTCGAGGCTTTCGTCAGAGACAACCATCCTCTTCAACCTAAGCTCCTCGAGCTTTACACGTCCCTTGGCCAAAGCATCGATCCAAGGGTGTAGAAAGCCTCCCCACTCGTGAGGGACCAAGTTGAAGTCGGCGAAGTGAGGTTTCCCTTTGAGAGTCAAAGATCTGAGACAGGGGAACCTCCTGATCAGCCTCTCGGGGCTGATCGCGTAGCAGTTTCCGATGAACACTTGACGCCTGCTGTACCTCTCGATCTTGTGCCATGATTTGTTGACCAGAGAGATCGAGTTCCTGTCTCTGTGGGATGCTACGAAGTCGAAAATGTGCTCGATCACCTCGTCCGGGAAGTAATTCATCTCGGAGGTAGATGGACGGAGCTTGGTAGCTCTGTTCATTCgctaaaaagaaaaggaagagacttttgaattttgagaaACAGAGTAGGTGAGCTCGAGAAACAGAGAGCTCTGTTTATTCACTGGAAAGGAAGAGACTTTGACTTTGAGAAACAGAGGAGCTAAGCTCGAGAAACAGAGAGGTTATTGAAAGTCTTGAGCTTTGATGAAGAGAGATGAATGGGCTACACGAGAATACTCGAATTGATAGCAACAATGAAGGTTTTAGATTCAGATCTACAGCGAAACAGAGAAAGTAGATCTACGAGGAACAGAGAATGATAAGAAGAACTCAACGTTGAGAATGATGAATCGAATCTAAGGATAAAACTCTGGACTTGCTTCTTCGAGTCCAATGATGATGAGAtgatcaagagagagagagagagagagagagagagagagagagagaagatcaCGCAAGCAAAGCAAAGGAACTCTCTTTCTCTGTGGAAATAAAAACTTAAGAACAGAGGAAAAGCTAAACCAAGCTGACCAAAAACTAACCGTGGTTAGGTTTAAGATTTTACGAGAGAGGGTGGGAGATCCAACGGTGGAGATTGGTTTGACGGATAGCCGCGAAAGGAATCTTAACCGTTGAAGAGTGTTATGGTGTTGCATGTGTTTGACACCACTGGTttacgagagagagagagtcctTTCGACAAAGAGAAAGGGTGATGAAGTGATGTATTAGTGTCAGAACAAGCGACATTTATAAAAAGCccttttctttttcatattatGACCTTATTGCCACGTAAAGTTTCACGGCCAATAGGAGCGAAAAAATAATACTCGCGATAATCAATTAGTACTCGTTTAATTGgtgataaattaaaaaagatttAATGGTTTTGATTTGTTGGATAATCTTTTCACGGTTGTTAGAAAGTGCAACAATTAGTATCTATAAATAAGAGAGTTCAGACGTACAGTCGTACTGAGAATATGTTATTACCATATTAGACACGTTAAACGTATGTAAACGTATAGATTAGATAATCAATCAGTTAAAGTCCCTTATtaattaaccaaataaaaataagttaaattttatacGTGGAAGACACATTGATGGAATTACGGAATTAGAAGGTCATGaaatttgttttcatctttctttccacatatatactatatttttgtataatactatatattataacaaaactaatgcAAAAGCTAGTCAAACTTTCATCTTTCTCAAAAGAAGGTTGGTTATCGGTAGGGTACTATCTCGATTACATCGCAACTCTTTTGAAACAAATTCATAAATCTAATGTTCAACCAATGAAAAAGATTTAAGCAGCAGTTTATTCTTATTAGATTcaactgaaaaaaaaaggattgatACTAACTATAATCTATGTTATGTTTCGATTTGGTAGATATacattattttcaatatgactcACAAATACTTGCCTTAGTTTGTGGAGTATAAGAAATGGACAAAATTTGAAGACAACTACCACTAGGAAACATATTAaaggaacaaacaaaaaacgaaAGTGGCATAGGCTTCATAATCAAACTCAATAATAGACCCACTTGCAAATTATTACATCTAGAGATAGGGGTAGAAATGAAGAGAACACAAACCAAATCATGATTGCTGGTTCAATAAGAGTCATTTCTCTTATCTCTTGCttaattaatgttttaaaatgatGATAACTATGGGTTCCCTGTTAATTATTGGTAAGTAATTAGGACCATCTATAATCACATAATATCAACTAATTACCCGTCGCAATCCTCAAAGAATTTCCTCACTGGCTGTTTCTGTGTTGATATGTTGAGACAAATTACATTCAATATCTTAGCTTGGTCCACTATTCATCACTCACAAAATACATCCTACTTGTAATAGACTTGCCTTTATACTTAGTTAATAACTATACCGTTCCGTTACCAACTAGCATATAGTATGGGCTAATCTTCAATTATCATGAAAAGTGTTTATATTTTACTGTGTAAAAAGGAGAAGAGTGATGATTTCACCTCTCTTGACCCATCATATGCTACAATGGCTGCCATGTGAAGGCCACCTATCTCTTATCTTTATCTCATCACTTTTAAGTAATCATCTCCATTTTCACCATCGACCCAAAATTTCACCAGCTATAGTGAGTGGTTTTAGTCGACTAAGATAATGCCTGAAATTATTGGATTTTACTGTACAACCAACCTCCATATCACCCTAGTTAATGAGGGTTAATTATCTTAGATCCTGTTCTTAGTTAATGCGGGTAAATTATCTGGTAAATTCGGATGTGAGACTCATGATATTAAAATacaagatttatttatttttgagtaCATTAGACAATTTAAAGAAAGTAAGAAACTAATATTttaagtaaatttaaaattattcctTATACGATAAAAGAACTCGTAGACTATCAAACTGTTAAGACCACGAACAAATGGATATTAAGAAATCTGTAAGAAAAgcatatttttcttcttttgttgctaaatgaaaaaatattctGGATATCAAAATTTGTAATATCAGAAAACccttgtttctattttttttttaaatatccgAAATACAAAGCTACAGTTTAGTCTCTATCATTGgtaaaagtttttgtttttttgttcatctAGAACTTTTATCTCATTCTTCTTTTCTCAGCTTTTGGTTGGTTTCATGAGATTCTTTTTCCTTTTATCCTATGAAGCGGAAGGCCTGATTCAAAGGCGCAAAAAGCAGAGACTCATGATGACGCATGTCCCGATAATTCATACACATTCAAAACACAGCGTTACACATATCACCAATCACCATACCAACCACACATCCATATCCATATCACTGATTTATGTACAAAGTATGTATGAATCTCCCGAGATGAGATTTGGAAAGGAACCCCTTTTCAGTTCTCATTGTCACTCCCAGGTGGTCCAGTTCTCTCCTTTTCTTGTGCATTAAAAACATAAGAGAGATGATGATATTCTCctgacaaaaagaaaatctgCAACTCTTATAATTGAACTATACGAATCTATGTAACCCCTCAGAGtgtgttcaaaaagaaaaaaaaatgtaacccCTCAGAGATATCGCTGCAGCAAACATAGATTTAGTTGAGAAGCTTTTAGCTTTTAAAAGTTTGGAGAAGCAGAGACTCTCTCACACAAGCTGAATAgattaagattaaaaaaaaaaacgatgatCTTAACAATCACAGAACAACTTTATCATCGTTTAAAATCCTATGAGGTGTAACAGTCTCTCGAGTAAATACATACTTCTTAAGAAAAACAGTTTCGTTGTTTACTCATCATCGACATAAAAAAGTGAAGAGCATTGCCACTAGTACTTTACTACTCTCATATCCTCTCTAACTAGTTTAGCTTTAACCCAATCCCATCTCACAAACCACTACTACGAGTACGAGTGTAAGAGACTTCGGTTGCATTGCTCTCAACTAAACGAGAACACGAACTGGTTTATTCAGACATGTAATAAAAGCATGAATAATTATCGAGTTGAGGAATATTCACTTCAAAGCATTACTTTATCGATTCATGCTTCTCAAACAACTCAAACAAGACTTCTAATGATCACTCATGGCCGGCCTCTAGTAGAGTAAATCCCAATTACTTATCTCACACATCTACCGGTTCAATACTAGTTCTAGCTAATGTCAAGCCACAAGCATAAAAGTCACACTCTCACAGAATCGAGAAAAGACGATGACTTTAAGCATCAATCGAAAACTCAAGAGGCACAATGAGTTGAAACTGCAATAAGATATATAGCACACTTGGGTTCAAGAGTTCGATACAACAGATTAAAGACCAATAATCACTTGAACACAGACAAGCTCTCTTTACTAAAAACTCTTGACTTCTTAAACACTAACCGTCGTTATAGCTAAAGGTTTTAATTAAGCGTCACTATCATCGCtgctatcatcatcatcatccttgttAACTCCACCACGCTCATTGGAGATATAGACTCCAGGCTGGATCGATCGTCTCCTAGTCCTCGACGGAAGGATATTATCCAAATCCACCTCCGCCAAAGGATCGTCTGACAAATCGCTTTCGTCGTATTCATCACCATCTTCgtcgtcttcatcatcatcatcatcactatcgTCACTCTCCTCAACTTCGATCAGTTTCCCTTTTCCTTTATCCTCCCTCGATATACCTTTCCCTTTCCTATcaacctcttcttcctcttcttcttcttcatgatcgtcttcctcttcttcttctccttcttgcTTCTCTTCAGCTACAAGATCGCCTTTCTCAAGCGAGATCGATGAATTCAGATGCTCGACGCTGCTTCCATTAACTTCTCCTCCGTCTTTAGACTCACAATCAGCAGAGCTCGATGCAGGATTAAGCTTCTGAGCCTTGTTCGCCACATTCTCCTCGTCTTTCGAACAGAGATCCGACTTTCTCTTCACCGGAAACGAGGAATCTTGCTGGTTCTCAACGTCGGCCATAGATGAATCTGTCTTCCTCGTGCTTGCAGAGAGACTTTGCGGCGGGTTCAATGACGACGATTCAGAGAGTTAGGGCTTTTGAGGCAAACAGAAGCAAACTGTAACCCTAGAATTTTCGCGGTAATTTTTCTACctatttattattatcaggCTCGGCCCATCAGACCTTTAGCAGCCCACTTTCTCGTGACAGGTGGAGAAGAACGTGCGGGGGGAGATACTAAACCGGGGTAATGATACTATCTTACCGGTTTGGTTTTCTACTCCTTAGtagtaatatattttgaacCGGTTATCCATTATGATTGAAGAAGTAGAGAGAGATCCATCGGaggagaagcagaagaagagagagtCAGATTGAGAGAAACAATGACTTCGAGGTACTGGGTGGTGTCTCTACCAGTGAAGGACTCTTCTTCCACCTCGTGGAATCGTCTTCAAGAGCAGATCTCCAAGCATTCCTTTGATACTCCTCTTTATCGggtatgataattttttttgctcgatttcgatttaaaattattgtccAGAGATCTTTGTGATTACGATCTAATAATAATCTCTTCGATTTTTCGCAGTTCAACATCCCTAATCTTCGTGTTGGAACCTTAGATTCTCTTCTCGCACTCGGCGATGATCTTCTCAAGGTAACATTTCGCGTTTGTCCTCCTCCTTATTATTGGATCGTATTTGgaattgatgatgatgatgatgtgtaGTCGAATAGCTTTGTGGAAGGAGTTTCTCAGAAGATCAGGAGACAGATCGAGGAGCTGGAGAGGATT
This genomic interval carries:
- the LOC108822410 gene encoding protein AUXIN SIGNALING F-BOX 3 — its product is MNRATKLRPSTSEMNYFPDEVIEHIFDFVASHRDRNSISLVNKSWHKIERYSRRQVFIGNCYAISPERLIRRFPCLRSLTLKGKPHFADFNLVPHEWGGFLHPWIDALAKGRVKLEELRLKRMVVSDESLELLSRSFVGFKSLVLVSCDGFTTDGLASIAANCRNLRELDLQENEIDDHRGQWLNCFPDTCTTLVSLNFACLKGEINLSALERLVARSPNLKSLKVNRAVPLDALARLMSCCASQLVDLGVGCYENNEPEPESFAKLLFAIAKCTSLRSLSGFSEVGQLCLTAFIPISANLTSLNLSYAAEIQGNHLIKFVHFCKRLQRLWILDSIGDKGLEVVASSCKELQELRVFPSDLHDEEDNNNTAVTEVGLVAISAGCPKLHSILYFCKQMTNAALITVAKNCPNFIRFRLCILEPNKPDHITSQSLDEGFGAIVQACKGLRRLSVSGLLTDKVFLYIGMYAEQLEMLSIAFAGDTDKGMLDVLNGCKKLRKLEIRDSPFGNAALLADVGKYETMRSLWMSSCEVTLGGCKRLARNAPWLNVEIINENESGRMERNEEDEREKVDRLYLYRTVVGTRKDAPPCVTIL
- the LOC130504270 gene encoding cysteine-rich and transmembrane domain-containing protein WIH2-like; the encoded protein is MSYERVPPESYPPPGYQSHYPPPGYPSAPPPPGYPPPHQEGYPPPQPHGYPPYPPPRPYEGGYQGYFAGNYPPPPPPPQQCNHYQHDHHHYEDSNSDGSSFLRGCLAALCCCCLLEECF
- the LOC108822477 gene encoding uncharacterized protein LOC108822477, whose product is MADVENQQDSSFPVKRKSDLCSKDEENVANKAQKLNPASSSADCESKDGGEVNGSSVEHLNSSISLEKGDLVAEEKQEGEEEEEDDHEEEEEEEEVDRKGKGISREDKGKGKLIEVEESDDSDDDDDEDDEDGDEYDESDLSDDPLAEVDLDNILPSRTRRRSIQPGVYISNERGGVNKDDDDDSSDDSDA